The genome window GTATGATAACTATTATTGAAAAATGAATGAAATAAAAAAACAAATAAATAACCTTGTCAAGGAAGAAGTTTTATCAATCAAATTATTCCATAAAGGTTATGCGTCAATAATATACAAAGTAAAAACAAATAAAAATAATTTACTTGCAAAAAAATTTATCCAAAGAAAAAATATAACATATCAAAAAAGATGGTCATTATCAACAGCCATGCTTAACGAAATAAATGTAATAGAGAAATTAAGAGAAGCAAATCAAAGCACCATAATAACTCCTCAAATAACAATCATCGATAGGCATAACAATATTTTTATTCAGAAATTTATTCCTTCAAAAGAGTTTTATAGATCAATAGTATTAAGTCGAATAACAAAGTTGCCTGTTGAAAAAGAAATATACCGACTGGGAAGCCTAATATCCAGGTTACATAAACAAAACTACAACAACAAAAACAAAACCACCATCTTACATGCAGATTTAAGTTCACACAATATTCGGTTTTCTCACAATAAAATATTTTTATTCGATCCCCAGGGTTTTAAAGGAGACCCTTACGAAGACATATCAAAAATGATAATAAATTTTCATCTTATTAATCCAATAATCAAACTATTTATATCAAATAAAATAATGGAACAATGTAAAAGAGCATTTATTAAAGGTTATGAAAAAGAAAACAATCAAAAAATAGATGAGAAAAAACTAATTCTGGAGATGAGAAAAATATTAATTCATGAAAGGAAATTAAAAGAGAACAAATTAATTAATAGAATTAAACAACAAATAATGAATTATCAAAACAAATTACTAGTAAATAAAATGGAAAATGGAAAATTATAAAACAATAAAAGTATTCAAGAAAAGACATTCCACCATTTCAGAAGTAGAAAGCGAAGGAAAAAAGTTTATTCAGAAAATATATGACAATAAAAAAAATATTTTAGTAGAAAGAGAACACAAAACAATAAATGAAATAAACAAACTTCTAGATAAAAAAAAACTATCAAACCACAAGTACAAATCAATAGAGTATAACAAGAAAGAAAATGCAATAATTATTGAAAAAATAGAAGGTAAACCCTTAAACAAATACATTTTGGGAAAAATAAAAGATAAGGAAGACTTATTACACCAATTTGGCACATTAGGTAAGATATTTAGAATAGTTCAAGAAAACTATAAAGATAAAAAGACGCTTGGAAATTTAAGAAAGGAAATCAAAAAAGAAAAAATTAAGGTATCAAACAAAATACTGTCTCAAATAGAGAGCGACTATTTTTTTTATAATAGAAAGATTTTTGCAGCAGCTACAGAAAATTTTATAATTAGCAAAAAAGGCATAGTTCCTATTGATTTAGGTAGTCGAAGCGAAAATACAAATAACTTAATTCAAACAGCAAGATTTCTAAACACCCTATATTTAGGAGGTTTAAAACCGACAACAATAATTCAATACAATTGGAGATATATAAAAAATTTAGAAGAAGAATTTAACAAAGGATATTTTGGAAAATCAAATATTTACCTAACCACATTAATGAACATTTATAGAATTATATCACTTAGAAAAATAAAAGAGCCACTTTTCAAGCGAAAAAGACCACTAAGAACTCTGTATTTGAATATAGCTTGCGGATATGAAATAAAAAGGTTAAAAAGAAAAATAAACCTTAAAAGAATATTAAAAGAAGAACTAAAACAACTCACAAAAGATCTTGGAGCTGAACTTAACTGGAGTTTCTATAAAGACGACATACTTTGGCCTCATGTTTGCGAAGATATAGATCTAGTGTTTTCTGAAAAAGAAACCAAAGTAACAAAAACACTTGAAAATAAAGGATACAAAAAAATATCATCAAATATGTTTAAAAAATATAATAATACCTATCACGCACACTACGAATATGAAACCCACACTAAAATAAATGGAAAAGATATTGGGTTTAGAATTCTTAAAAAAAGAAAACTTAGAAAAGGAATCTGGGTTCCAAACTTCTTTTGGAGACATTTCACAAGGTTTATATATCTAGTTCAGAGACCAAGAGGGTGGCTTTCTAAGCAAATAAAAAGGATAAAATATACAAAATGAAAAAACAATTTTACTGTCTTGTGGGAATTGATGGAGTGGGTAAAACAACAGTTAGCAGAGCAATTCTGCCAAGATTAAATGAAGAACTAGGAGCATTTAATGTTAGGCACATAGGTAAAGATTATATCCCACACGGAAGACTTCCATTTAAACCTCCAAAATATGTTTATTCTAGAAAAACTGAAGTCAAAAAGAAAAGAGTTAGTAAGAAAAAAAAGATCCTTAGAAAAATATATCACTGGGTTGCAAATGTCGGGATGAGTTTAGAATTTACCATAATGTATTTTTTCAAAGAAAAATTATCAAATAGAAAAAAACACTTACTATTGGATCATTGTCCATATGACCTACTTGTTGAAGAAAATAGGGATAGATTCCTATTAACTGAAAATATTTTGGTTGGGATTATGCCAAGACCAACACACATATTTTTATTAGTTGATGAATATGAATCAATTAGAAAAAGAAAACAACAAAGAACAACAACAGAAATGAAAGAATATTATGACAATATGCGTGATTTATACAAAAAACACAGAATTAAGTATAGTGAAATATATGTTGGAAATGGAGTTGAAGATGCAAAAGAACAAGTTTTTCAAGCACTCAAATCAAAAATAAAAAAATGAAAATTGGAATTTTAGCAGGACTAAAGCCATTAACAAAGAAAAAAGGAAATATATATGGCATATCAAAAATAATCTCTGAAGAAAACGAAGTTTATCTAGTAGGATATGATCCAAATACTCAAAAAGAAATTGAAAAAGACCTAAAGTTCAGAAACTACACAAAGATTAAACCAAAAAATATTTTCTTAAGAATTCTTCGACACAAAATAAATTTATCTAGATTTTGCAAAAAAGAAAAACCTGACATTCTTATGAATATATACCGAGAAGAGTTTGAAGGAGTTATAACGGTCATTGTTGCTAAGAAGTTTGGAATTAAATCAATAGTAAGATTTGCAGGAAATCCTTTTGAAGCATATAAACATAAAAAAACATTCTTTAACAAACTCGGAACATACATACTTACAAACATAATTGCTAAACACTTTTTGAAGAAAGCAACAAAAATAATCACTATGAGTGAAGAAACAAAAATAAACCTTATCAAACAAGGATTTAATAAAAAAAAGATAGAAATAGTAATGCAACCAATGAAAATAAACATTCCTAAAGCTAACAAAAACCTTAAAGGTCTAAGCAAGACCAAAAAAAACGTTCTTTTCGTAGGTAATTTCACCAAGGGAAAAGGGTTTCAAAGTATCATAAACATATTAGAAAATAAAACAATACAACAAAAATATAACTTTGTATTCATCGGAGCAGATAAAGATAATTACTCCAAAACAATAAACAAATACAAAAATACAAGTATCCTTGGAAGATTAGATCAGGAAAAAGTATTTGAATATATGGCTTCTTCAGACATCTTCTTATTTCCCTCATATTTTGAAGGTTTTCCAAAAGCAGTAACTGAAGCATACCTGTGTGGATGTCCAATAATCGCTAGAGATATAGTAAATATAGATAGATTAGCACAATACACCTTTAAAACAGATAAAGAACTTCTTAATATAATGTTAAATAAAAAAATAAAAAAGGCAAAGAATAATCTTCCTGAAGAATTTACCTATAATTATGTTAGAGAAAAATACAAACAATTAGTAAGAGAGATTTAAATGGTCAAAAATAATCATACCTATTGGGCTAACGCTTTCTCAGATGCAAAAATAAATTTAGATATAAATAAATTAAAACACATAACTAAATATGTAAACAAAAAAGATAAAATATTAGAAGCGGGTTGCGGACCTGGAAAAGTTGTTTTTCCACTACTTTCAGAAGGTTATAAAATATATGGTTTGGATTTTTCAAAAGATTTAATTAAAGAGTGTCAAGACTATTCGAAAAAAACAAAAATTGGTAATCCAAATAGTTTTGTAGTTGGCGACATACTAAGATTAGAATACAAAGAAGAATTCGATGTATACATGTCATTTGGCGTGATAGAACACTTCAAACAAAGAGAACAAAGAAGAATAATCAAACAAGCAAAAAAATCACTTAAGAAAGGAGGTAAAGTTGTAATAACTGTTCCAAACAGCTACAGCCCAAATGTTGTTTCAAGATGGATTATGTCTAAGGTCAAAAAACATCTTCTTAAAGACCCAATGGTGTACCAAAAAAATATCTCAACAAAAAAAATACGAAAAATGTTTGAAAGAGAAGGTTTTAAAACCATCTCATGCAAAAATTATGGTTTTGATAAAGCAATAAACAGACTACTTTTACTAAATTACAAAAAAATATTCAGAATCCCTAATTTATTTTATTATCTTAGAAAACCAATATTGAAAGCATCTCAAAAAATGGGAAAAACATTTCATAAGTTTGGAGAAACAACAGAATATGTAGGTATAAAAAGATGAGTAAATTAAAAGTTGTTATTTATTTTGATTATGAATTACAACAAGGAGCAGACATGTGCACAAACCCTCAAAAATGGGGGCTGGACGACTATACCAATACAGAAAAACTTCTTGAATTACTAAATAAATACGATGTAAAAGTCTGTTTTGCAACTCTCGGAACAATAGCTGAAGGAAATAAATTGCCTTACTCAAGTAAAAAACAAATAAAAAAAATACACTCAAAAGGACATGAAATAGCATCTCACTCATATAAACATAACGCTCTAGATTCATTAACTAATAAAGAAATAATAAGTGATTTAAAAAAATCTAAAAGACTTCTGGAATCAGTTATTAAAGAAAAAATCATGACATTTGTTCCACCACATAATTTACCATTTAATCTACTGGGAATAGCAATTGGTTTAAAAAAAATAGAAAAAGAAGGAAAACCAACAAAAAGAAGACCATACATATCCAAAAGACCAATATCAAAATATAGACAAATAATTAACAAAATAGGGTTTAAGGTTATTAGAGAATATGATTTAATAATAAACAAGCTTGATTTCACAGGATTCGACAGCAAAGTAAGAAACAAAATATTAAAAAACAAGAACAAAAATAAAATAATAACCTGTTATGGCCACCCTCATGCTCTGCTAGTAAAAGGAAAACAATCACTAGAAGAACTTGAAAAAACAATCAAACTAATCAAAAAAGAAAAAATAGAAGTAATATTGCCACGAGAGATAAAAAGATGTTTAGAAAAGAATGGAATTTAATAAACAAGCCAAACATAATCACCAAACTATTTGGAGATCCATCTCTTGGAAGAAGACTAGATTTTCAAGTAATTAAAAAATTATTAAAACAAAATATAAAACAAAATTCAACTATACTGGACGCAGGATGCGGTCAAGGATTCTACTCATTCTATATAGATAAAAAATATGATATCAAAGAAATTGATGCTATAGATTACGAACAAGAAAATGTTGATAAGTGTAAGCTAATAAACAACAAAGTAAAAAGTAAAAAAATAATATTTAGAAAAGAAGATATGATTAAATATAAAAAAGAAAATAAATATGACCTAATATTTGCACTAGCCAGCACACACTATGTTGGTGAAGAAGACAACAAAATATTTGAGAATTTTTATCAATCATTACGAAACAAAGGAACATTACTTTTAGTTACACCTAACAGCAAAATAAGATCTAAAGAATATGGAAGAAAAAGCGGAAAATATGAAAAGCAAGAGATAATAAAAAAACTTCAAAAACAAGGTTTTAAAATAACATGTGTAAAGCCATTTTCAAATGGTATCACTAACAAAATAAAATTCACCCTTTACAAACTTCACAAACAAAATAAACTAATTTCTAAAATTAAATACGCAACAATATTCCTTTTTGGACTTTTAATAATCAAACTTGACAAATTCTTTGATAACAAAAAAAATGCGTCTTGGCTTGTTTTAGCGAGAAAATAATTTAAACAACATTCTTAACAACTTAGACAATGAAGGTACGCTCTTACCATATTTACGCTCTAGTTTAGATAGCGTATCTAAATCATCTTTATCTAGAAACTTAAGAATAAAAATAAGAATAAAGTATAAACACAACAATAAAAGGAATAAGAAAACCAATAAATAATTGTTATCCCAAACCAAAGAAAAAATCTTTAGAACAATTATTCCTAAAAGAGAGATTATTATTAATTTAAAATTAGACTTGTGATCAATAAATAACGGATAAAGTCTTCTAGCATAAAGATAAAACAAAATATTTTGCAAAGAGAGACATATAGCTGAAGATATGGCAGCACCAGTTATTCCAATATACGGTATTAACAAAACGTTTAGAACAATGTTTAGAATGGCTATAAAAATATTAACTTTAGCAATATGTTTAGTTTTTTTATACACATGAACAATCACTTCATTTAAACCAGTATACAAATTAATTAAGAAACCCAAAGAAATAATCGACAAAGCAGCAGAACCAACAACATATTCAGCCCCGAATAAAATAAAAAGAATTTTCTTTGAGAAAAATATCAACAACAAAATAAAAGGCAAAGAAAACAAAAGAACCCACTTTTGAGATTTAGTATATAAAAAACCCAAGTCTTCGCTCTTTTTATTATGAAGTTCCATAAATAAAGGCGAAGCTATCCTCGAAAAAGCAAGTTGAACAAATTTTAATAAAGAAGCAGTCGAATAAGCGATAGCATATATTCCTAATAATTCCGCAGACAAGAATATGCCAATAATAATATTGTCGCTCCAACCTATAAGATACATCAAAAAACCAGACACAAATAAAGGAATTGAAAAGTTAAACCATTCTTTAGTTTGGGATTGTTTAAAAAGAGAGAAGGGAACATCTATTCTTTTCGTCAAAAAAAAGTTTAAAATAAAGGAAAGCACTATGGAAATAAAATATAATAACAAAAGATAAAATAAAGACAAATTAAAATAAATTATTAGACCAACACCAACAATAAGAATAAAAGGCTTTAAAACAGTACTCCACTGACAATAAAGCATTCGTTTGTAGCCTGAGAGAATATTTGAAAGAACTATTTCTAAAACCCTAAAAGGAAGAGAAAGAAAAACAAAAGTTAACACATAAACACTCATAGAGTTGAAACTAAAAATATCTTTTAAAAAAGGAATCGTTAGAAAAAACAAAGCCGTAAATACCAAAGATATAACCAAAGGAACAATAGAAGAAAAACCAATAAACGAAGAAAGAGATTTTGAATCTTTCTTTGAAATATAATCCGAAACATACCGAGGAATACTGCTATGAATACCAATCAACGAAAATATAAACATGAACCCTAAAATAGTGACTCCAAATTCAAAATAACCCCAATCTTCAGGACCAAAATAACGAGATCCGATCATTTTGAACACAAACATAAAAACATAACTGAGAAAAGACATAAAAAGAATTATTCCGGCGCCCTGAAATAACTCTTGATAAGATGATTTTAAACCCATATAAACACCAACTAATAATAACTTTAAAAACTTAATGAAATAAAAACGTTATTTTTCAAAATAAGACAAATACCAATTCACGAACTCATTTACACCTTCTTTTATAGATACTGAAGGGTTATAGTTTAATAATTGTTTAGCTTTTGAAACATCGGAAAAGGTTTCTGGAACATCTCCTGGTTGCATTGGAAGAAACTCTAATTTAGCTTTTTTATCTAAGTTTGATTCTATTTCACCAATAAAATCCATTAAATTAACAGACTCTCCTCTTCCTAAATTAAAAACATTAAATCCGGTTAGTTCTGCATCAATAGTTGAAACGATACCATCAACGATATCTTTAACATAAGTAAAATCCCTTTTCATATTGCCTTTGTTATAAACATCTATAGATTTTTCTTCATTTATTCCCTTGGTAAATTTAAACAAAGCCATATCAGGACGCCCCCAAAGACCATAGACTGTAAAAAACCTAAGACCTATAGTCGTTAGACCAAATAAATGACTATAAACATTTGCTTGAAGCTCATTAGCTTTTTTAGTGGCTGCATACAAAGATATGGGATTATCAACAGAATCAGTCTCTGAGAATGGAATCTTATCATTTCCACCATAAACACTCGAAGAAGACGCATATACCGCTCGTTTGATATCATATTTTCTTGCTAATTCGAAAATATTATTTGTTCCTTGAACATTTGTTTGAATATAAGTATCGGGATTTTCCAGACTATAACGCACACCTGCTTGCGCTGCTAAATGAATTATCACATCAAAAGAATGTTCTTGAGCAAGAGAATCTAACAATTCTTTATCCAAAATATCTCCTTTAACAAAAATAACTTCTTTTGGAACAAGATTTTTTAGTCTTGCTTCTTTTAGAGAAACATCATAATAATCATTTAAGTTATCTAATCCAATAACCTCATGACCTTCTTCAATAAGAGTTTTAGCAGCGTGAGAACCAATAAAACCTGCTATTCCCGTGAGTAAGATTTTCATAAATCATAAAATAAAGATGTCCTTTAAAAAGCTTAGTAAAAATAACTCTTTTCAAAGAAAAAAAAGAAAAACAAAAAAGAGCAAAAAAACAAAAAAAGACCTTGCCCTTAAGCAAGATCTTCGCCTTCAACGACCATTGGATCGTCAGCAAGCGTGTTTTGCACTTCAACATCATCAACTGAACCTTCACTAGCAGTTATTTTTTCAAAATACGCTGTTGGTCGAATCGTTGTGATGGTCGTTGTGTGCACAATGTACTTCCCATCTTTACTCTTTCTAAACTTTGTGTCAATAAGCGGCATCTTTCGAAGCTGCTCTTCTTTTTTATTTGTTAAACCCATGGTTATCACCACTAGCAAAAATAAAAGAAGTGCTTAAAGAAATCAACGAAAAAAATTCCGAAAAGTTTTCGGGAAAATAACAAACACTGGACAAAGGCTCGCGAGGTATAAAAAAGAAACACGCGCCATCAACAGTGTTAAGAACATACGCGAGGTGAAAATAAGTTCATTTACAGAACATTTAAATATGTGTAAACACATATTTACACATAAGGTGAAATGATATGGTAAATGTGACCTTGGCAATACCAGAAGAATTACATACAAAAATGAAGAAACATTCAGAGATTAGATGGAGTGAAGTTATTAGAAAAACAATCGCTGAAAAAATAAGCACTCTTGAACTAGTAGACGAATTAACTAAAAAAAACAAACTCACTACTCAAGATATAAAAGAGATTTCAAAAAAAATTGATTCTGACGTTGCACATAAACTAAGACTGAAATGAAGTGTATTTTAGATACGAACATTCTTTTATCTGCACTTATTAGAAATGCTGCTACAAGAAAAGTACTTATAGAATCAGGATGGAAATTCTTCTATCCAGAAATAGCACTTCACGAAATAAGAAAATACGAAGAACTTGTCATAAAAAAATCAGGAATGAGTCCTAACGACTACACAAAACTTATTCAAATACTATTAACCTATATTACATTAATTCCTGATAACATCATCATCATCAAACACCTGCAAGAAGCCAAACAAGTCAGGGCATCTATTGATCCAGATGATGTTGTCTTCATAGCTGCAGGTTTAGGCACCCGTAACTCAATCATTTGGACGGATGATACTGATTTTAAGCAACAAAACAACGTACGTTCATTAACATCTCCTCAAATAATAACCTTATTCAATCAACAAAGAACTACAAGCAAACAGCATCAACGGCATCGTCCTTGATGGATTTCTAGATATTACACTGGACAATTCCTCGAGAGATATATAAATTAGAACTTCTTTCTATTCAACATATATGGTAAAAGATTTGATTATACGAAACAGTACCGCCGAATTTTTAATATTTCAATCACAACAAAAAGAAGATGCTATCGAAGTTAAATACGCCGATGAGAACGTTTGGCTATCTCAAAAAATGATGGCTAAACTGTTTGATGTAGATGTTAGAACCATAAATGAACACCTAAAGAACATATTCCAATCTGAAGAATTAGATGATAAAGCAACTATCCGGAAATTCCGGATAGTTCAACAAGAAGGGAACCGACAAGTCACCAGAACTGTTGAGTTCTACAATCTAGATGCAATTATTAGCGTAGGGTATCGAGTAAACTCAAAACGAGCAACCCAATTTAGAATATGGGCAACTAAGATTTTAAAACAATTTGCTATCAAAGGATATGTTCTAGACAAAAAGAGATTAGAACATGGCTCATTTCTTAATGAGAATTATTTTACTGAACTTTTAGAAGAAATTAGAGAAATAAGACTTAGTGAAAGACAGTTCTATCAAAAAATCACAGACATTTATGCTACAAGCCTTGATTATGATACGCATGCTTTGACTACAAAAGAATTCTTTGCTAAAGTTCAAAATAAACTACATTATGCAATTCATAAACATACTGCTCCTGAGCTTATTATGAAAAGATCTGATGCTAAAAAAGATCATATGGGTCTTACAACATGGAAAAATGCTCCTGATGGAAAAATCATCAAAACCGATGTTGCTATTGCTAAAAATTACTTAAAAAAAGAAGAGTTAGAGTCTTTAAGTAGAATAGTTTCAGCATATCTTGATTTAGCTGAAGAAAGAGCAAAAAGAAAAATTCCTATGACCATGGAAGATTGGGCAAAAAGACTGGACGCATTCTTAGCATTTGATGAACGAGACATACTACAAAATATGGGAAACATAACCCAAGAGATTGCAAAACAACATGCAGAAACAGAGTTTGAAAAATATAGAATTATTCAAGATAATTTATTTCAATCAGATTTTGATATGTTAGTTGAAAAATCTCAAAACTTAACAAAAAAGAAATAAATTTCTAGAAGATTTTGTGTTCTAAATTACTGCTCAAGAAATGGAACTCGGGAGGTCACAAATTGTGACCGGTTACAGAATTTAAAGCATTCAGCCAGTCTGCCATTTGTTTTTACTGAACAAGACGTTTCCATACCCTCAGGAGTTCTAAAGAGCGAAAAAGCAATTGGAATCGGCACACTTAACGAACTCTTAAAGATTTCACTGGACAATTCCTTGCGAAGCATATAAAGAAGCTCGAATAGAAAACATGAGTGGAGGAGCGAGTATTTACTTCTTGCACCGCTTGCACATGAAAAACAAGAAATATGTTAACCGAAACATATTTATACTAAATAGTATTCACTTGAATACTAAAAAGTATATAATGTTAACTAAAACACAACTACGGATTATGAAGCTCTTTGTATCAAAGATCCCCACGAGGTTTAGCCTTAGACAAGTAGGAAAAGAATTAGACATGCATCAAGCCCTTGCGTATCGTTCCAGTAAAGAATTAATCAAACAAAAATTAATTATTCCTGATGACGATAAGTATATGTTAAATGTTAAAGAAAATCATCAAGAATTAGCATATATTGAACATCTGAGATGTAAAGAGTTACTTGATAAAAATAAAAGCATTTCTTTACTCAGAGAAGATATTATCAAAGAGTTTCCTTATGGCTATTTTGTCGCTTTAATTTTTGGTTCTACTGTAACAAATGCAAAACCAAGAGACTTAGATGTACTACTCATCATTGAACATACAGAAGACATAGAACAAGCTGAGCGATATCTACACACCATTACAAGAAATCACCCGCTACCCATACACACACTGATACTATCCTTTGAGAGTGTTTATGAAATGCTTGCTCCAAGAGAAGATAAGAATGTCATGACAGAAGTTTTGAATAAACACATCATTTTGTATGGCGCTGAATTATTCTACAAATTAATCAAGAAAGGACGGGCGTGACGTTGTTAGATGAAAAGAAGTTAAAAGAAATTAAGTCAAGAGTAAAAATGTTTCTTGAAGAAGGAACTATAAAAACTAAACAATAAAGTGAATTTGTTGATTTCTTTTTAGCCAATGCTAAAAAATCTTTAACAAGCGCTAACGCATTATATGATCTGTCAACACATAAAGACATGCAGTCTTATATGGGCTATCCTGATTTTGATGGATTTTTATGGGTTGTAAACGCTTCATATTATTCTATGTTTTATATGGCAAGGGCTTTGCTTGAAAGTGAAGGTATTAAGATAAAATCGGATAAGTCTATTCACGCGCTAACGTTTGATGCAATGATACATTTTTTCTATCTTAATGGCAAACTGCAAAAAAAATTAATCGAGGATTTTGTTGAAAGTTTAGAAGAAGCTTCTGAAATATTAGGCAAACAAAAAGCTGATTTGCTTATGGAAGATTATTTCTTTGAAAAAGGAAAACGAGCAATTTTCACCTATAAAACTGAAGAGCTAGTAATTAAGGCTAAAGCGAAAACATCTCTTCAACGAGCAATACGGTTTACTAACGAAATCAAAAAAATAATACCTTGATACTTATGCAATTGTCGTTAAGATCAATTTTATTTTTTAGTTTCAGCTTTTTGAAAGAAACATTCAATAGTTCATAACATACACAAACTCTAGAGGTCACAAATTGTGACCGGTTGGAGAATTTAAAGCATTCAGCCAGTCTGCCTTTTGTTTTTACTGAACAAGGTGTTTGAGAACCAAAAGTGTTTCAACGTGATTTGTTTGCGGAAACACGGCGTCATTGTCATTCCTAGTGTCCGCTCAAACTTCAAACAGACTTTCGCTTCAGAACAAGCAAGGTTTCAACGTGAGGAGTTTGAGCGAACATATCCCAGCCTTGCAAGAAGACTTCTTCGTACAAGTCTTTTGGAATGTACTCGAGATCTGTTTTTTGCGTCTTTGGATTACAAGACATGTAAATAATCGTTTTAGGCTCAACAGCTAAAAGTTTCTCCACCATTTTTCGCTCCAAACCAGAACGCGGAGGATCAACAATAATCGTATCCACCTCAAGCGGCGCAAAATCAGCAAATTGCTTCATGGGAGCAGCAAAGAATACCACTTTCTTGTTGTTTTGTTGAGCGTTTTTCTTTGCCAGCGTAACAGCCTGCTCTACTTCTTCAATACCAATAATTGAACTTGCTTGGTCTGCAACAAAGAGCGTGATAGCACCCACCCCACAACACAAGTCAATAGTATTACCGTGCACGTGCTTTTTAATTTCAGCAAACATCTGCGCTGCAACAATAGTATTTGCCTGAAAAAAACTCCACGGCGAATACGATAACGTAATACCCTCTAGTTCTTCAGTGATATACTCTTTGCCCAAAATAAGCTTTGGAGGAACAGGAGGAATTGATACATCAGTTATTTCATCATTGATAAGCCAATATATGCTTGTTACTTGCGATTCTAATGTGTCAAAGATTGCGCGCAATTCTTTTTCTTGTTGAGAATTTGGCGTAGTTGAAGTGAAGATAAGCATTGATTCGTTTGTGTTAGGTGCAAAACGAATAGTGACGTAACGAAGAAAGCCAGAATGTTCT of Candidatus Woesearchaeota archaeon contains these proteins:
- a CDS encoding class I SAM-dependent methyltransferase; this translates as MVKNNHTYWANAFSDAKINLDINKLKHITKYVNKKDKILEAGCGPGKVVFPLLSEGYKIYGLDFSKDLIKECQDYSKKTKIGNPNSFVVGDILRLEYKEEFDVYMSFGVIEHFKQREQRRIIKQAKKSLKKGGKVVITVPNSYSPNVVSRWIMSKVKKHLLKDPMVYQKNISTKKIRKMFEREGFKTISCKNYGFDKAINRLLLLNYKKIFRIPNLFYYLRKPILKASQKMGKTFHKFGETTEYVGIKR
- a CDS encoding flippase; the protein is MGLKSSYQELFQGAGIILFMSFLSYVFMFVFKMIGSRYFGPEDWGYFEFGVTILGFMFIFSLIGIHSSIPRYVSDYISKKDSKSLSSFIGFSSIVPLVISLVFTALFFLTIPFLKDIFSFNSMSVYVLTFVFLSLPFRVLEIVLSNILSGYKRMLYCQWSTVLKPFILIVGVGLIIYFNLSLFYLLLLYFISIVLSFILNFFLTKRIDVPFSLFKQSQTKEWFNFSIPLFVSGFLMYLIGWSDNIIIGIFLSAELLGIYAIAYSTASLLKFVQLAFSRIASPLFMELHNKKSEDLGFLYTKSQKWVLLFSLPFILLLIFFSKKILFILFGAEYVVGSAALSIISLGFLINLYTGLNEVIVHVYKKTKHIAKVNIFIAILNIVLNVLLIPYIGITGAAISSAICLSLQNILFYLYARRLYPLFIDHKSNFKLIIISLLGIIVLKIFSLVWDNNYLLVFLFLLLLCLYFILIFILKFLDKDDLDTLSKLERKYGKSVPSLSKLLRMLFKLFSR
- a CDS encoding AAA family ATPase; protein product: MKKQFYCLVGIDGVGKTTVSRAILPRLNEELGAFNVRHIGKDYIPHGRLPFKPPKYVYSRKTEVKKKRVSKKKKILRKIYHWVANVGMSLEFTIMYFFKEKLSNRKKHLLLDHCPYDLLVEENRDRFLLTENILVGIMPRPTHIFLLVDEYESIRKRKQQRTTTEMKEYYDNMRDLYKKHRIKYSEIYVGNGVEDAKEQVFQALKSKIKK
- a CDS encoding glycosyltransferase; the protein is MKIGILAGLKPLTKKKGNIYGISKIISEENEVYLVGYDPNTQKEIEKDLKFRNYTKIKPKNIFLRILRHKINLSRFCKKEKPDILMNIYREEFEGVITVIVAKKFGIKSIVRFAGNPFEAYKHKKTFFNKLGTYILTNIIAKHFLKKATKIITMSEETKINLIKQGFNKKKIEIVMQPMKINIPKANKNLKGLSKTKKNVLFVGNFTKGKGFQSIINILENKTIQQKYNFVFIGADKDNYSKTINKYKNTSILGRLDQEKVFEYMASSDIFLFPSYFEGFPKAVTEAYLCGCPIIARDIVNIDRLAQYTFKTDKELLNIMLNKKIKKAKNNLPEEFTYNYVREKYKQLVREI
- a CDS encoding class I SAM-dependent methyltransferase, producing MFRKEWNLINKPNIITKLFGDPSLGRRLDFQVIKKLLKQNIKQNSTILDAGCGQGFYSFYIDKKYDIKEIDAIDYEQENVDKCKLINNKVKSKKIIFRKEDMIKYKKENKYDLIFALASTHYVGEEDNKIFENFYQSLRNKGTLLLVTPNSKIRSKEYGRKSGKYEKQEIIKKLQKQGFKITCVKPFSNGITNKIKFTLYKLHKQNKLISKIKYATIFLFGLLIIKLDKFFDNKKNASWLVLARK
- a CDS encoding GDP-mannose 4,6-dehydratase, which codes for MKILLTGIAGFIGSHAAKTLIEEGHEVIGLDNLNDYYDVSLKEARLKNLVPKEVIFVKGDILDKELLDSLAQEHSFDVIIHLAAQAGVRYSLENPDTYIQTNVQGTNNIFELARKYDIKRAVYASSSSVYGGNDKIPFSETDSVDNPISLYAATKKANELQANVYSHLFGLTTIGLRFFTVYGLWGRPDMALFKFTKGINEEKSIDVYNKGNMKRDFTYVKDIVDGIVSTIDAELTGFNVFNLGRGESVNLMDFIGEIESNLDKKAKLEFLPMQPGDVPETFSDVSKAKQLLNYNPSVSIKEGVNEFVNWYLSYFEK
- a CDS encoding polysaccharide deacetylase family protein, with protein sequence MSKLKVVIYFDYELQQGADMCTNPQKWGLDDYTNTEKLLELLNKYDVKVCFATLGTIAEGNKLPYSSKKQIKKIHSKGHEIASHSYKHNALDSLTNKEIISDLKKSKRLLESVIKEKIMTFVPPHNLPFNLLGIAIGLKKIEKEGKPTKRRPYISKRPISKYRQIINKIGFKVIREYDLIINKLDFTGFDSKVRNKILKNKNKNKIITCYGHPHALLVKGKQSLEELEKTIKLIKKEKIEVILPREIKRCLEKNGI